One Silurus meridionalis isolate SWU-2019-XX chromosome 10, ASM1480568v1, whole genome shotgun sequence genomic window carries:
- the LOC124392306 gene encoding Kv channel-interacting protein 1-like isoform X2 — MGAVVGTLTMQTKQRRPSKDIIDDDLEITMVCHRPEGLGKLEAQTNFSKRELQELYRGFKNECPSGAVNEETFKQIYSQFFPQGDASTYAHYLFNAFDLGHNGSIKFEDFVTALSILLRGSTQEKLQWTFNLYDINKDGYITKEEMTDIVSAIYDMMGKHTYPVLRTDTPKQHVDAFFQKMDKNRDGVVTLDEFILSCQEDENIMRSLQLFENVI; from the exons ATATCATAGATGATGATTTGGAGATAACAATGGTGTGCCATCGTCCAGAGGGTTTGGGTAAACTGGAAGCTCAGACCAACTTCAGCAAGAGAGAACTGCAGGAACTCTACAGggggtttaaaaat GAATGCCCTAGTGGGGCTGTCAATGAAGAGACATTTAAACAGATTTACTCACAGTTCTTTCCTCAGGGTG ATGCCAGCACATATGCTCACTACCTGTTTAACGCCTTCGACTTGGGCCATAACGGCTCCATCAAGTTTGAG GATTTTGTTACAGCTCTGTCTATCTTGTTAAGAGGTTCTACACAGGAGAAATTGCAGTGGACTTTCAATTTGTACGATATCAACAAAGATGGCTACATTAccaaggag GAGATGACTGACATTGTGAGTGCTATCTATGATATGATGGGGAAACATACGTACCCCGTCCTTAGGACAGACACACCCAAACAGCATGTGGATGCTTTCTTTCAG AAAATGGACAAAAACAGAGATGGAGTCGTCACTCTTGATGAGTTCATTCTATCCTGTCAAGAG GATGAAAATATTATGAGATCTTTGCAGCTTTTTGAGAATGTGATATAA